The Vampirovibrio chlorellavorus genome has a segment encoding these proteins:
- a CDS encoding phosphotransferase enzyme family protein: MSSSAFVPPAHGNLLPGHMRFVQDVTPLWRDLMPELRIEQVHRAERNEQSGLCGYYQIQTSGGERLFAKIKPPRRATREGRAAEISTWLSQQGASTLPLRYPPQQGPAGEWIFLYPWLESRFFDESPTQVQNLGRALALLHNQLAAFPLEEKDWTLLVDSWKAQLKSVPSATFALEYQASLSVVEPLFRGRGTCLAHNDLHRANVLFGIQNDLPTFLDFEDMVGVRSSVLVDVAAVIERFCFWPEVDVPKARLFLTHYLACIENSVVFNPVELVQVGLCRCFHSLAILHAVAEPENPGWCLEVAKFENLIQCWKRWEGALGRALATVEKR; encoded by the coding sequence ATGTCTAGTTCCGCTTTTGTGCCCCCGGCCCATGGCAATTTGCTGCCGGGGCACATGCGTTTTGTGCAGGATGTTACCCCCTTGTGGCGTGACTTGATGCCGGAGTTGAGGATTGAGCAGGTCCATCGGGCGGAACGAAATGAGCAAAGCGGGTTGTGTGGTTACTATCAAATTCAAACCAGTGGCGGAGAGCGGCTCTTTGCCAAGATCAAACCACCCCGGCGAGCCACACGGGAAGGACGGGCCGCTGAGATTTCAACCTGGCTCTCTCAGCAGGGAGCATCCACCTTGCCTTTGCGGTATCCGCCCCAACAAGGACCCGCAGGAGAGTGGATTTTTTTGTACCCATGGCTGGAGAGTCGGTTTTTTGATGAAAGCCCAACGCAGGTTCAAAATCTGGGACGTGCTTTGGCCCTGCTGCACAACCAGTTGGCTGCTTTCCCCTTGGAAGAGAAGGACTGGACGCTCCTTGTTGATAGTTGGAAAGCACAGTTGAAGTCGGTGCCTTCGGCGACATTTGCTTTGGAGTACCAAGCCAGCCTGAGTGTTGTGGAACCCCTTTTCCGTGGCCGGGGTACGTGTTTGGCCCATAATGATCTGCACCGGGCCAATGTGTTGTTTGGCATCCAAAATGACCTGCCCACTTTTTTGGATTTTGAAGATATGGTGGGGGTTCGCTCCTCCGTCCTGGTGGATGTGGCGGCGGTGATCGAGCGGTTCTGCTTTTGGCCCGAAGTTGATGTGCCCAAGGCCCGTTTATTTTTGACCCACTATTTGGCTTGCATAGAAAATTCTGTGGTATTCAACCCCGTCGAGCTGGTGCAAGTCGGTTTGTGTCGTTGTTTTCATTCCTTGGCCATTTTGCATGCGGTGGCTGAGCCTGAGAATCCGGGGTGGTGTTTGGAGGTGGCCAAGTTTGAAAATCTGATTCAATGCTGGAAGCGCTGGGAAGGGGCTTTGGGTAGGGCGTTGGCGACTGTTGAAAAGAGGTAA
- a CDS encoding BolA family protein gives MSVIDDLKAKLIRELEAIHVAIEDESWKHAGHAGATPGVEATHLNMVVVSPQFEGLGIMDQHRLVHAVLQEARERHLHALQLKTIPASQWSAHHPA, from the coding sequence ATGTCCGTCATTGATGACTTAAAAGCCAAGCTGATTCGTGAATTAGAGGCCATCCACGTGGCGATTGAGGACGAGAGCTGGAAACACGCCGGTCACGCAGGGGCCACCCCCGGTGTGGAAGCCACCCACCTGAACATGGTGGTGGTATCCCCCCAATTTGAGGGCCTGGGCATCATGGATCAGCACCGCCTGGTGCATGCCGTGCTTCAGGAGGCCCGGGAGCGGCACTTGCACGCCCTGCAACTCAAGACTATACCAGCCAGCCAGTGGAGCGCCCACCATCCGGCGTAA
- a CDS encoding DUF952 domain-containing protein, translated as MSHSETIYILCAPETFRQANLQGQFTTDSLATEGFIHASPGHQLNRVANAYFPEQSELLLLSVAVEALQAELRWEPSTHGELYPHLYGPLNLEAIVQTDLFRRQAHGGFEIRIP; from the coding sequence ATGTCTCATTCAGAAACCATTTATATCCTGTGCGCCCCGGAAACCTTCCGACAAGCCAACCTTCAGGGCCAGTTCACCACCGACAGTCTGGCCACGGAGGGCTTTATTCACGCCTCCCCGGGCCATCAGCTGAACCGGGTGGCCAACGCCTACTTCCCCGAACAGTCGGAATTACTGCTGCTGAGCGTGGCCGTGGAGGCCCTACAGGCGGAGCTGCGCTGGGAGCCCTCCACACACGGGGAGCTTTACCCGCACCTGTACGGGCCACTCAATCTGGAGGCCATCGTCCAGACGGATTTATTTAGACGGCAAGCCCACGGCGGGTTTGAGATAAGGATTCCCTGA
- a CDS encoding glycoside hydrolase family 10 protein — MPIITRRTGPLALTLFLISLFNLTGLPLLMQGVSSQAMAQSEAPSFLNPARPKTQYTYRFPYTAVDPDPLKQPTNKDIPGFRGENQLMIYTPAFGAQTGTNQAGWEAVVENGVIVRLNAGNSAIPANGFVISGHGSAAQWLTRFGKVGSLAGWSIETGKLTLQFTPATYLNEVDAALKAATAKPGASADYPEHLTEAQRCRAELLALQSSPVSEAMADTAQRCVHAANLAYYNTIPAEPNAFRGTWIRPEGNDPQQIRQAVAALKRANIQQVFVETYYQGKTIYPSKVMAAYGLAEQHPRYRGGDPLKLWIEEAHQQGLKVHVWAQVFFAGNQKENSEQFGPILSRYPEWRNIQRPHWQTPTPVISNIEPGHYFLDPANPDVRQFLNKLLMEMVSEYDADGLNLDYIRYPASAAVNKPNYLGTTWGYTTVARQRFQAMIEAERTASEAQRVDALKQAGKPVPKSTVNPALSSADPIGLTPSNPLWNRWVSWRKEQVSSFVKSISQQARALKPNLLVSAVVFPSHDPTYALKLQDYPRWAKEGDIQALTPIGLSTDLGRMRLQCDQLREQVQGKIPVYVGIFSLYNRTGPLSLVEEIDTVRQAGLGGVVLFDGARLSAPYEEALLEGPFRPAP; from the coding sequence ATGCCCATCATCACCCGCCGGACAGGCCCTTTGGCCCTGACCCTGTTCCTGATCAGCCTGTTCAACCTCACTGGGCTCCCCCTCCTGATGCAGGGCGTCTCCAGTCAGGCCATGGCCCAGTCGGAAGCGCCCAGTTTTCTCAACCCGGCCCGCCCCAAAACACAGTATACATACCGTTTTCCCTATACCGCCGTCGATCCCGACCCCCTCAAGCAGCCTACGAACAAAGATATTCCCGGCTTTCGGGGCGAAAATCAGCTGATGATTTACACCCCGGCCTTCGGGGCCCAAACTGGCACCAATCAGGCCGGATGGGAAGCGGTGGTGGAAAATGGGGTCATTGTTCGGCTCAACGCCGGGAATAGTGCCATTCCGGCCAACGGCTTTGTGATCAGCGGGCACGGTTCGGCGGCCCAATGGTTGACCCGCTTTGGCAAGGTGGGCTCTCTGGCTGGCTGGAGTATTGAGACTGGAAAACTCACCCTGCAATTCACCCCGGCCACCTATTTAAACGAAGTGGACGCCGCTTTAAAAGCGGCCACGGCCAAACCGGGAGCCTCCGCCGATTACCCGGAGCATCTGACCGAGGCCCAACGCTGCCGGGCGGAACTGCTGGCCCTGCAAAGCAGCCCCGTTTCGGAAGCCATGGCCGATACGGCCCAGCGCTGCGTGCATGCGGCCAACCTGGCCTATTACAACACCATTCCCGCCGAGCCCAACGCTTTCCGGGGCACCTGGATTCGCCCGGAGGGAAACGATCCCCAGCAAATCCGGCAGGCCGTGGCCGCCCTGAAGCGGGCCAACATCCAGCAGGTGTTTGTGGAAACTTATTATCAGGGCAAAACCATTTACCCCAGCAAGGTCATGGCCGCTTACGGGCTGGCCGAGCAGCACCCTCGCTACCGGGGAGGTGATCCGCTGAAGTTATGGATTGAGGAAGCCCACCAACAGGGGCTGAAGGTGCATGTGTGGGCCCAGGTCTTTTTCGCAGGGAACCAAAAGGAAAACAGCGAGCAGTTCGGCCCCATCCTGAGCCGCTACCCGGAGTGGCGCAACATCCAGCGCCCCCACTGGCAGACGCCCACGCCGGTTATTTCCAATATCGAGCCCGGACACTACTTTCTGGACCCGGCCAACCCGGACGTACGCCAGTTTTTGAACAAGCTGCTGATGGAGATGGTCAGCGAATATGACGCCGACGGGCTGAATCTGGATTACATCCGCTACCCGGCCAGCGCGGCGGTCAATAAGCCCAACTATCTGGGCACCACCTGGGGATATACGACAGTGGCCCGCCAGCGTTTTCAGGCCATGATTGAGGCCGAGCGCACCGCCAGCGAGGCTCAGCGGGTGGACGCCCTGAAACAGGCGGGCAAGCCCGTTCCCAAAAGCACGGTGAATCCCGCCCTGTCATCGGCGGACCCCATTGGCTTAACACCGAGCAACCCCCTGTGGAACCGGTGGGTCAGCTGGCGCAAGGAGCAGGTTTCCAGCTTTGTGAAAAGCATTTCCCAACAGGCTCGTGCCCTGAAGCCCAATTTACTGGTATCGGCCGTGGTGTTTCCCAGCCATGATCCCACCTATGCCCTAAAATTACAGGATTATCCCCGTTGGGCCAAGGAGGGGGACATTCAGGCCCTCACCCCCATTGGGCTCTCTACCGATTTGGGCCGCATGCGCTTGCAGTGCGATCAACTCAGGGAGCAGGTGCAAGGAAAAATCCCGGTATACGTGGGCATTTTCTCCCTGTACAACCGCACGGGCCCCCTCAGTCTGGTAGAAGAGATCGACACGGTCAGGCAGGCTGGACTGGGCGGCGTGGTGCTGTTTGACGGGGCCCGCCTGAGCGCCCCGTACGAGGAAGCCTTGCTGGAAGGCCCCTTCCGACCTGCACCCTGA
- a CDS encoding N-acetylneuraminate synthase family protein, with protein MSNKPASLIGKKRIGQGEAPLFLPDIDVYFKHDIQGAYRLVNALISAGITTLKGALLHNPDMCLPEGEVGYFVPGTGMRRERYRDVIERHVVPLDTLRRIYSDARDQGLELVLSVYDEEGLQLALELEAVALKIPSSNIVHAPLIRSVAATGRVLMLDTGRSTMDEIDRAVEWAKASGAQTLIVQHSPPGPPAPPTDFNLNMMIDMGRKYQCHDSLSDHFRGIEMLLAATALGVDVLEKGVCLDESKPDIDIAHALPISQIGETLEKIALIDQAMGSTTRTLPVDRPVPPDRMCLVAKSDLEPGARISPETIRFAFPQQGIPVERWDDFVGKPLAHAVKAGAPITEQDV; from the coding sequence GTGAGTAACAAGCCTGCCAGTCTGATTGGCAAAAAGCGTATTGGTCAGGGGGAAGCGCCTCTTTTTCTGCCGGATATCGATGTTTATTTCAAGCACGACATTCAGGGTGCCTACCGGTTGGTGAACGCGCTGATTAGCGCCGGCATTACAACCCTCAAGGGGGCGTTGTTGCACAACCCGGATATGTGCTTGCCCGAAGGCGAAGTTGGTTATTTTGTCCCCGGTACGGGCATGCGTCGGGAGCGTTACAGGGATGTGATTGAGCGCCATGTGGTGCCTTTGGATACCTTGCGCAGAATTTACAGTGACGCCAGAGATCAGGGGCTGGAACTGGTTTTAAGCGTTTACGATGAAGAGGGCTTGCAACTGGCCCTGGAATTGGAAGCAGTGGCCCTGAAAATTCCCAGCAGCAATATCGTGCATGCTCCCCTGATTCGTAGTGTGGCCGCCACGGGGCGGGTACTCATGCTGGATACGGGGCGATCAACCATGGATGAAATTGATCGGGCGGTGGAATGGGCCAAAGCCAGCGGGGCGCAGACCCTGATCGTGCAACATAGCCCACCGGGGCCGCCAGCGCCGCCCACTGATTTTAACCTGAATATGATGATTGATATGGGCCGAAAATATCAGTGCCACGACAGTTTGTCCGATCATTTCCGGGGCATTGAGATGCTGTTGGCTGCCACCGCCTTGGGGGTGGATGTGCTTGAGAAAGGGGTGTGTCTGGATGAGTCCAAACCCGATATTGATATCGCCCACGCCTTGCCCATTTCCCAAATCGGGGAAACGCTGGAAAAAATAGCGCTGATTGACCAAGCGATGGGCAGTACCACCCGAACCTTGCCCGTGGACAGGCCTGTTCCACCGGATAGAATGTGTCTGGTGGCCAAAAGTGATCTGGAGCCCGGGGCCAGAATTTCTCCCGAGACCATCCGGTTTGCGTTTCCCCAGCAGGGAATTCCGGTGGAGCGTTGGGATGACTTTGTGGGGAAACCCTTGGCCCACGCCGTGAAAGCGGGAGCGCCCATTACAGAGCAGGATGTCTAG
- a CDS encoding class I SAM-dependent methyltransferase has protein sequence MISADYKRTSVYSGTEKTEPKFMFVWLCDQLEALGVLPTRLLDVGCASGDFLQYAQQRYPAAHCEGLEYDVELVQLARQRTANLAVHQGDANHMTSVPDNTFDAVFLTGVHSIFDDFRPSFSECVRVAKSGGVVLITGLFNDYPLDARIQWRYAEHFEAPWHPGYNLFSKQSVGAFLQGVQGVKHFSFEKFALPFDLPPQTDPVRSWTEPGADGQRTLRNGIMPLPLELLMIQVAKKEDAHGE, from the coding sequence ATGATCAGTGCTGACTACAAACGAACCAGCGTCTACAGTGGGACTGAAAAAACAGAGCCAAAGTTTATGTTTGTATGGCTCTGTGATCAGCTGGAAGCCTTGGGTGTGCTTCCTACACGCCTGCTGGATGTGGGGTGTGCCTCTGGGGATTTTCTTCAGTACGCCCAGCAACGGTATCCGGCGGCCCACTGTGAAGGCCTTGAGTATGACGTGGAACTGGTGCAATTGGCTCGGCAACGGACGGCGAATCTGGCTGTCCATCAGGGGGACGCCAACCACATGACCAGTGTGCCGGATAACACCTTTGACGCAGTATTTTTAACCGGGGTACACAGCATTTTTGATGATTTTCGCCCTTCATTCAGTGAGTGTGTGCGGGTGGCCAAAAGTGGCGGGGTGGTGCTAATAACGGGCTTGTTTAATGACTACCCGCTGGATGCCCGGATTCAATGGCGCTATGCTGAACACTTTGAAGCCCCCTGGCATCCCGGCTATAATTTATTTTCCAAGCAAAGCGTGGGCGCATTTTTGCAAGGAGTGCAAGGCGTCAAACACTTTTCATTTGAAAAATTTGCGCTGCCTTTCGATTTGCCGCCCCAGACGGATCCGGTGCGTTCCTGGACGGAGCCGGGAGCGGATGGCCAACGGACGCTACGAAACGGAATTATGCCCCTGCCACTGGAACTGTTGATGATTCAGGTAGCGAAGAAAGAGGATGCGCACGGTGAGTAA
- the priA gene encoding replication restart helicase PriA: MNLPLWETILQPETPDAPPETLPRYAEVLVNMTAKGLQSQVFTYQVPEEFREVARVGQPVLVSFGAQQDLTGFIVGLSADYTGHYKLKELSDILDETPLFDAEYYDFIQWVADYYATPLPQVLACALPANLVQRPKKLVYQGPNFKEPLMIARIPNEVARKALQLIDFLYKNAATYEELCGGKNAKGYSPKYLAGHLRMPVKAMNQLLARLRKLDIVVVETELSAKTRAKTVKRVTLNADKLENAALSTRQQEIVTQLKDRPEGLPLKELLDVLGTTPPTVKKLEAAGVITITEVAEHRDPLALFQKLAARTHFTLSRYQQQAMDTVVNGDSEQPYLLYGITGSGKTEVYMSMTRHALERGKAVLMMVPEIALTSQIARRFINHFGSENIALWHSNLSDGEKADTWHKLRTGELKILIGARSAIWAPIKDLELILIDEEHEGSFKQDSPAPRYNAKTLALELARRTGAKVVLGSATPEISTFYQAQRDGRILHLPERFGNSQLAEVRVVDMKQERGQGHQGQLSRSLIEELKVNLEAGEQSIILLNRRGFYTTIQCTVCDHVFQCPNCDVAVTFHRTRNQVCCHYCGYESERPAYCPVCASMELSHSGVGTQRIEDEVIQKFPEARVLRLDSDVLQRKNAYVEIFETFAAGEADILIGTQIVAKGLDVANVTLVGVVSADSAFCLPDYKSAERGFQLLTQVAGRAGRGQKPGRVIIQSVQTQHMVLTHAKNQDYPNFYTEEIVQRELCGFPPYSQIFRFIVSCENEKKAQQFIQAATLHLREQIQAADGELGKHMTLMGPAPCVLPRIQNKFRLHLLIKNFAGAAGHRLITEFYRRATENRLPEDLNFILDIDAQSLL, encoded by the coding sequence ATGAATCTGCCGCTTTGGGAAACCATTTTACAACCAGAAACCCCGGACGCCCCCCCGGAGACTTTGCCTCGCTACGCCGAAGTGTTGGTTAACATGACCGCCAAGGGCTTGCAAAGTCAGGTGTTCACCTATCAGGTGCCCGAGGAATTCCGGGAGGTGGCCAGGGTGGGTCAGCCGGTGTTGGTCTCCTTCGGGGCTCAGCAGGATTTGACCGGCTTTATCGTGGGCCTAAGCGCCGATTACACGGGGCACTACAAGCTCAAGGAACTCTCCGACATTCTGGATGAGACACCCCTCTTCGACGCTGAGTACTATGACTTTATCCAGTGGGTGGCCGATTACTACGCCACCCCGCTACCGCAGGTGCTGGCCTGCGCCCTGCCCGCCAATCTGGTACAGCGCCCCAAAAAGCTGGTGTATCAGGGGCCCAATTTTAAAGAACCCCTGATGATAGCCCGCATTCCCAACGAGGTGGCCCGCAAGGCGTTGCAGCTCATTGATTTTCTCTACAAGAACGCCGCCACTTACGAAGAACTGTGCGGCGGCAAGAACGCCAAGGGTTACTCGCCCAAGTACCTGGCCGGGCACTTGCGCATGCCCGTGAAAGCCATGAATCAGCTGCTGGCCCGCCTGCGCAAGCTGGACATCGTGGTGGTGGAAACCGAACTCAGCGCCAAGACCCGGGCTAAAACCGTCAAGCGGGTGACGCTGAATGCCGACAAGCTGGAAAACGCCGCCCTGTCCACCCGTCAGCAGGAGATTGTGACCCAACTTAAGGATCGCCCGGAAGGCTTGCCCCTGAAGGAACTGCTAGACGTGCTGGGCACCACCCCGCCCACGGTCAAAAAGCTGGAGGCGGCTGGGGTGATTACCATCACCGAGGTGGCTGAGCATCGGGACCCATTGGCCCTGTTTCAAAAGCTGGCCGCCCGCACCCACTTTACCCTGTCACGGTATCAGCAGCAGGCCATGGATACGGTGGTCAACGGGGACAGTGAGCAGCCCTACCTGCTGTATGGCATTACCGGCTCCGGCAAAACAGAAGTGTATATGAGCATGACCCGCCACGCCCTGGAACGGGGCAAGGCCGTGCTAATGATGGTGCCGGAAATCGCCCTGACCTCCCAGATTGCCCGGCGCTTTATCAACCACTTTGGCTCGGAAAACATTGCCCTGTGGCACAGTAACCTCTCCGATGGGGAAAAGGCCGATACCTGGCACAAGTTGCGCACCGGGGAACTCAAGATCCTGATTGGGGCCCGCTCGGCCATTTGGGCGCCCATCAAGGATCTGGAACTGATTCTGATCGACGAGGAGCATGAGGGCAGCTTCAAGCAGGATTCCCCGGCCCCCCGCTACAACGCCAAAACCCTGGCCCTGGAACTGGCCCGCCGCACCGGGGCCAAAGTGGTTCTGGGCAGCGCCACCCCGGAGATCAGCACCTTTTATCAAGCCCAGCGAGACGGGCGTATTCTGCATTTGCCGGAACGCTTTGGCAACAGCCAGTTGGCCGAGGTGCGGGTGGTGGACATGAAGCAGGAGCGGGGGCAGGGCCATCAGGGGCAGTTGTCCCGATCGCTTATTGAGGAGTTAAAAGTCAATCTGGAAGCGGGCGAGCAGTCCATTATCCTGCTGAACCGGCGGGGCTTTTACACCACCATTCAATGCACCGTCTGCGATCACGTCTTTCAGTGCCCCAATTGCGATGTGGCGGTGACCTTTCATCGTACCCGCAATCAGGTGTGCTGCCACTACTGCGGCTATGAAAGCGAACGGCCCGCCTATTGTCCGGTGTGCGCCAGTATGGAACTCAGCCACAGCGGAGTGGGCACCCAGCGCATCGAGGATGAAGTCATCCAAAAATTCCCGGAGGCCCGGGTGCTGCGGCTGGACAGCGATGTGTTGCAGCGCAAGAACGCTTATGTAGAAATTTTTGAGACCTTTGCCGCCGGAGAAGCCGACATTTTGATTGGCACCCAGATTGTGGCCAAGGGGCTGGACGTGGCCAACGTGACGCTGGTGGGCGTGGTCAGCGCCGATTCCGCCTTTTGCCTGCCGGATTACAAATCCGCCGAGCGGGGCTTTCAGTTGCTGACTCAGGTAGCGGGCCGGGCCGGGCGGGGCCAGAAGCCGGGCCGGGTGATCATTCAGTCGGTGCAAACCCAGCATATGGTACTGACCCACGCCAAAAATCAGGATTACCCCAACTTTTACACGGAAGAGATTGTGCAGCGGGAGCTGTGCGGCTTTCCGCCCTACTCCCAGATTTTTCGCTTTATCGTCAGTTGCGAGAACGAAAAAAAGGCCCAGCAGTTCATTCAGGCGGCCACCCTGCACCTGCGGGAGCAAATTCAGGCCGCCGATGGTGAACTGGGCAAGCACATGACCCTGATGGGCCCGGCCCCGTGCGTTCTGCCCCGCATCCAGAACAAATTCCGGCTGCACTTACTGATTAAAAACTTCGCTGGAGCGGCCGGGCATCGGTTGATTACCGAGTTTTACCGTCGGGCCACGGAAAATCGCCTGCCGGAAGACCTGAACTTTATTCTGGACATTGACGCCCAGAGCCTGTTGTAG